The Melanotaenia boesemani isolate fMelBoe1 chromosome 8, fMelBoe1.pri, whole genome shotgun sequence DNA window AAAAAAACGTTTAAGTATTACAGCAGCTGAACCCCAGAGGGATACTGTGGAAAAAACGGGGGAAAATTTGTGAGATTCCAgttaaatcaatcaatcaatcaatcaatcaatcaatcaatcaatcaaccaaccaaccaaccagtcagtcagtcagtcagtctgtccctctgtctgtctgtctctatctatctatctatctatctatctatctatctatctatctatctatctatctatctatctatctatctatctatctattactgaagactacttaaagaaattactCAAGCTCGTCAAAGAGGTTTTAGATAAAGCTCACCAAGACTTTTAACCCCAGAACTGtgcaaacttttctttttttgtctttcatttgtGTGCATGTCTCAATAAATCACCCATTTCTTTCTCACAAACTAGCAACTCACTTCATGACGTGATCTTTTATTCAGGAGTGTCTAGTTACAGAATGGCGTACTTGTGATGTCATCAATCAATCACAGACTAATGTCTGCTGTTTAGGACAGGCCTAAGCTGACTATGTGGTTCATTcaggtgttttctttttgacttTCAGTGGCAGATGGGTTCTTTATAGAACATGCCAACTGATATTAGCTTCAATACTGCAAGGCAAGTGTTGAAAAAAGCTGGTGGGTGTGCACGTGAAGGTGGGGGGTGGAGTGAATGAGGGAGAATGAGTCCAATGGGAAGAATGAGGAAAATCTCTTAAGGAGCCGTGACGGGGCTCGGTCTTTCCCTAAACGTATTTTAATAGACGGGACCCTGATGTCGGGGCCAATTCATCTCCCATCTCAGCCTATGAAAGGAGTCGTGGCCGGGACTGGTTCAGGTTTGGAGACGGAGGGAGTGAAAAGAGGATGAAGGGGGTGCTACAAAAGGCTACATGTGGCTTTGCCTCATTATGCTGTAGTTAGACGGGGTGCTGTGTGGAAGCAGAGGGGGTTAGGGTCCCCGCAGACAAACTCAGGGGCCACAATGCCGTCGAGAACGGCTGCAAAGAGAGACCCTACCATGCCATTATCCTGCTGCTACTAACGAGGGCTTCATGGGCCTTTGATATAATCTCACTATTGAAATCTTGATAAATCCCTCCTGCGTTTACAGCCAAATCCCATTTGTAACGGGTAAAGGTGCGTATGCGTGTgcatatgcgtgtgtgtgtgtgtgtgtgtgtgtttgtgtgtgcgtgtgtgtgtgtgtgtgtgtgtgtgtgtgtgtgtgtgtgtgtgtcgtctTCACCTACGCCTATCTGTTCTAAGAGCCGAGGCCACGGAGAGCCGTATGTTAAACCGGAGCGTTACACcggctttaattaaaaaatcccctctctcactctctctctccctctttttgcTGCGCACCCAAGACATCTCGTGAGTCGATCTGAGCTGAGACTGAATTAGAATTAAATCAATGTTTAAGTGGATATGGTCCCTTTCTTGCTGAAGATATTATCTGATGGGCAAACAATTACAGGATTACAGCACACCAGGGGATGAATGAACAGAAGGCAGAGCAAATTTATGGAATTTATTAATGGGAATAAAATGAGTACTAAAATGCTGCTGTCACCACCAGTTACACAACCTTTTTTGCACGTCTTGCTCTTTAAGCTGTCTCAGTATTATGAGTAAAGTCAAAAGTAAACAAGGCAAGATGTGAAACTCTATCTGTCTGGCTGAGTCGATCGTTGCGCTCTGAGGTTGGAGGAAAAGGACAAACCGTGTCATATTCTTGACTGCTTGGAGTTATTCTGATTCAGAAGTGGAGAGGTCACTGGGACAGCTCACACTGGCAGTGgctgctttctctctttctctaggGTTACGCGGGACACGTGCGTGGAGATGCAAACAGTGTTTAAGCATAAATCTCCTTACACTGAAACGATTTTAGTGGTATAGACAGCCTAAGCAGACACTCCTATTCAAATGCTTTGTCCTCTAGCTCAGGGACACTGCGCATCTCTGCGCTCTCCCCCGTGTGTCGGTGCGCGCAGACTCATTTAACAGCCTGAGGAACATAAACAAGCAACGGGAACTATACCAGTATTAAATCAACTCCTGCGTTTAACCCAAATATTGCGTGCCAAGTTTCACCGCACAGTCCAGGAATCTCTAAACAGGGCTTAGAGGTCTTGCAGAAGACCCCCTTTCTCCCCCCACATCTCAAAGCCCGGATTGGTCACAGTGCGACTCATTTGCATGCCTCGCCATACAAAACCCTCCTGCAGACACTGCAGCCCGCTTGAGCTGAGAGCTGAGAGAGCAGCACACCTCCAGTAGAGAGAGCGCATCCAGAGTGCGCATTTACAGACCTATGGAATATTTATCACAGGCTTTGTACTAAAAAACAGCCCCGGATAACTGACCAGAGGgcaaagaaaacagctttttttttcctggtgcGTTTTGTTTAAACTGTAAGTAGGACTAAGTGAGGACAGTTTGCTGAATTTACAGAATATTTTGGAGTGACTCAAAATGGGAGAAGTAGGGTGGAACGGGCTATTAGTGCTAGTGTGCGTTTCTTTGGCGGGCTTGGCTGCTGTCACACAAGGAAAGACATTGAAATATCAGACATTTGAGGAGGACGCACCAGGGACAGTGATTGGAAACTTAGCCAAGGACATTTCATCCACTCCCTCGTCCTCTGGAAGCTCCAGGAACAATTTCAGGATGATGAAACAGTTCAACTCGTCTTTCGTCCGACTGAGGGAGAGCGACGGGCAGCTGACCATTGGAGAGAGGATAGACAGGGAGCGGATCTGCAAACACACCCTGCACTGCCTCATCGCTTTCGACGTGGTCAGCTTCTCTAAAGAGCAGTTCAAACTCATCCACGTAGAGGTGGAGGTCAAGGACATCAACGACAACTCCCCCGAGTTTCCCCGAAAAGAGTCGAGTCTGGAGATCTCCGAGAATACAGCGGTGGGCACGCGGATCCCGCTGGACTTCGCAGTGGATGACGATGTTGGGGTAAACTACATCCAAAGCTACCAGATCTCCGTCAACAGTCACTTTTCAATCGACGTCCTCAGCAGGGCCGACGGGGTTAAATATGCGGAGTTGGTGCTCATGAAGGAGCTGGACCGGGAGACGCAAGCCTCTTACGCGCTGGAGCTGATTGCCATGGACGGTGGCAACCCGTCCCGCAGCGGAACCACGCGCATAAACATCAAGGTGAAAGACTACAACGACAACAGCCCGGTGTTTGACAGAAACAGCTTCTCTGTGGACCTGCCCGAAGACGCACCGGTGGGTTCCCTCTTGCTGGACCTGAACGCTGAAGACCCGGACGAAGGACTAAATGGTGAGGTGGTGTACGGATTCGGTAACCAGGTGCCTCCTGAAATACGACAACTCTTCAGAGTGGACAGAAAAAGCGGAAGACTCACTCTGGAGAGTCCGGTTGACTTTGAAAGTAAGAACACATACGAGTTTGACGTTCAGGCAACCGACTTGGGTCCGAACCCGAGTCCAGCCACGTGCAAAATTGTAGTCCAGGTGCAGGACGTTAACGACAACGCACCGGAGATCTCAATCACCCCCATGACGTCCATAACCGCGGGAATAGCATACATCACTGAGGCGGCGGCCAGGGAGAGCTTTGTGGCTCTGGTCAGCACCTCGGACAGAGACTCTGGCGCTAACGGACAGGTGCACTGCACCCTGTATGGACACGACCACTTCAGGCTGCAGCAGGCGTACGAGGACAGCTTCATGATTGTGAGTACCAGTCCACTAGACCGGGAGAAAATTCCTGAATATAACCTGACAGTCGTGGCGGAGGATCTGGGCTCCCCTCCCTTCAGAACCATCATTCAGTACACCATCAGGCTGACAGATGAGAATGATAACGCCCCGGTGTTCAGCAAGCCTGTGTACGAGGTGGCCGTGGTAGAAAACAACGCACCTGGTGCATACATCACCACAGTAGTTGCGCGAGACATGGACATGGGGTCAAATGGGAAGGTCAGCTACAAACTGGCGGACACTTATCTCATGGGCTCCCCTATTTCCACTTTTGTGTCGCTGGATCCCGCCAGCGGCTCGCTTTACGCACTCCGGAGCTTTAACTATGAGGTGATGAAACAGCTGGAGCTTCGGATCACGGCGAGTGACGGCGGATCTCCGCCACTTTCTGGCAGCGCTAACGTCTACGTGAGGATCGTGGACCAGAATGATAACGCACCTGTCATCACGCAACCTGCTTTGAACAACGGCTCCGCCGAAGTCCTCCTGCCCCGAGACTCGCCGACCGGCTACGTCATCACCCGGGTGGAGGCACGGGATGCGGATGAGGGCGTGAACTCGGAGCTGTCCTTCGGGTTGGCCACCGGAGAGCCCTCTGTGTTCTCCGTGAACAAAGCCACCGGGGAGATCTACCTCAACCAGGTGCTGAGCCATGACGTGGACGAAACTCTGAGTTTGACCGTGACGGTGAGTGACAACGGGAGGCCCGCGCTCACCTCCACCGCCACGCTTCACTTCCTCATCATTGCTGGCTCCCCGCCGAGCGACAGGACAGTGTACCAGCCGGGCGGCGGGGACGAGGTGCACGCGCAGTGGGACCTGTCGGTGGTGATTATCGTTGTCCTCGCGGGAAGCTGCACTCTCCTGCTGCTCGCCATCATCCTCATTGCCACCACCTGCAACCGGCGCAAGCGGGACAAAAGCGGAGAAGACAGCGACTCGTACGGGGAGAAGGGCACGCTGGAGCGTGGTAGGAGTCACGTGGTGGACAACCCACTGATGCCTTTACACGGGGCAGGGGAAGGAGAGGGCTTTGATGGACACTCGTACACTAGCCAACCCGGTGGTTTCACCCCAGCTCACCCCGGGGGCGGCGACACGTGCTCGGCCTCAGAGGACGGCAGCGAGGTGCCCTGTGTGTATGACTCAGACAATAACAGCAAGCTCCGAGGGAACAAACACGAGGTGAGATGCTCCTTTGGGACAGAACTCTCGGGGGGTGGTCCGCACAATAATgagcaatgtgtgtgtgtgtgcattaggCAGACAGTAACCTGTATTTTCGCTCTCTTTTCTCTCCCCTGCAGGGCTACTCCACTCTACCTGGGTATGGGAATGGCAAGGAGGCCGTGAGGCCCATCACCATCTGGAAGGGAAATTCTTACACCACCATCTCGGCCAGAGACCCAGTCTTCAGTGGCAAAGATAGTGGGAAGGGGGACAGTGACTTCAATGACAGTGATAGTGATGTCAGTGGAGACACTGGTCTAAAGAAAGATGGAGCAGTAGTCCCTCCCATGGGTGGTCAAAATGgtaagagaaaaagagaaggaaaaaaagaaacttaaatgGAGAGAAATGAGAATTTGAGCTAAATCTAACACCTGTGTCTCATCTCTCTCAGCTCTGTGGGCTTGCACCAGTGAGTGTAAAGTCCTGGGTCACTCTGATCGATGCTGGAGCCCCTCAGCAGGAAGAGCCAATGCAGCCCCCTCCCCAGCTCCAACCCTCTCATCCTTCAGCAGCCTTCCTAAAACAGCCTCGCTGCCCCGGGACCCTAACCGCAGGGACAACTACTACCAAGCTCACATCCCCAAAACTGTGGGGCTGCAGAGCGTGTACGAGAAGGTGCTGCACAGAGAGTACGACTATGTCCTGGTCACCCCACCCCGACCTGTGAGGGTCCAGGAGATCAGTGATATATCCATCCCTGTTTACACCCCCACCCCAACACATTGTCCCAACAATGATGTCTAGAATGagacatgcacaaacacactctcaAAGAAATGTATAGCTTACTCAGAGTTTTAATTTAAGATTCATGAACAATGAGAGACTATTTGATGCTATTTGTTGTGTGGGGAGggcatatgttttttttttcttatacttgtgtttttgtttctacaTTTAAGGTCTGTTCAATCACTTTGAGTCATTTTGTTGCGCTTGATGTGTATCATATGCAAGATTTGTACATACagaggtttattttttataaaaacatataattaagcaaagatgtgtaaatataatATGTAATTATTGATCTTTAAGCATGCttactatttaaaaatgatcccAGAAACTATTCAGTTTTGAGGGCTGGTGACTGAAAATGTATCAAGTTGATCAACAATGTATGAAATTATCTGAATGCAATAATAACTCATTGtacagattttttaaattcatcacaataaggaaataaacttttaaatacaaTTGTGAAAATTAGTGTGAAAGGTTTCTtctttatgatgatgatgaaagtgCAGGAGCATCAGTCAGACCATTCTCTAGTAAAAACCAACAGGCGTCGCTGTTAATGCAGCATAAGCCTCCGTCCTTGCAGCCTACTGAGGAAGGTCAATTAAGTTTTTCCCCCTCTGTGAAAACGCGATTTTGCTGGTGAGATGCCAAAACAGAGGACGAGGTTTAGGAGCAAATCACTCCTTCATCTTTCACACAACTCGACCAAAATCTGccattatatttataaatgtacACTGTCCACACATATTCGTGTATTTATTCACTTGGTTCGTGCGTAAAACCGTGCGCGTAAAATCAGTTGTCTTATTGCTTAAACGTTTCCAAACACAATCAATCACAGAATAAGATGTTCAGCGCACAAATGCATCCAAACGCATGGTAGCGTTTGAGTCAGACATTAAGTATCTAACAGATAAATCTTCTGCCCTGACaggatacttttttttattttgtcgaTTTGCCAAATGCGCACCGCGTACGCCTTACGTAACGTCATCATTATCATTCATGGATTCAGGGCATTTTTAATAACTGCGGCTGCTCCTCTGGACGGAGATGTGGGGAAATAGTCGAAAGGAGTCGAAATCTGCCCAACAAGCAGACAGGTTTTGGCACCTTGCCAAGCGCATAGCAGTCGTCCAAAAGACCCACAACATGCGACATTCCGCAAGAGTCACCTTTGACCTGAAGCCGTCTGTGAGGAGAAATAAGAAGGAAGGGATGTGCAAAGGTGGAAGAAGCTAATCCCTCCTTCGAAATCATCTTGATTGCTGAATAGGTTCCACTCTACCCTCTAAAGTTGTCATAAAGCCTAACGATATGAAATTCTGAGGATCATAGCAGGATCAAACTCATGTAAGTTACATGAGCGGCGTATAAGATCTTCAAAGGGAAGAAATCATTAATGATTTTCTGAAAGAAAGCAGAGAACTTCTGAGTCGCGCTAGTGCTTGCTCCTAATGCTGGATGATCTTCTTCTGGAGGTTGTACTtcaccttcttttcttttttacttaaatttgtGAGTTAAAAATGCTGAGTTTGAG harbors:
- the LOC121643819 gene encoding protocadherin-8-like; this translates as MGEVGWNGLLVLVCVSLAGLAAVTQGKTLKYQTFEEDAPGTVIGNLAKDISSTPSSSGSSRNNFRMMKQFNSSFVRLRESDGQLTIGERIDRERICKHTLHCLIAFDVVSFSKEQFKLIHVEVEVKDINDNSPEFPRKESSLEISENTAVGTRIPLDFAVDDDVGVNYIQSYQISVNSHFSIDVLSRADGVKYAELVLMKELDRETQASYALELIAMDGGNPSRSGTTRINIKVKDYNDNSPVFDRNSFSVDLPEDAPVGSLLLDLNAEDPDEGLNGEVVYGFGNQVPPEIRQLFRVDRKSGRLTLESPVDFESKNTYEFDVQATDLGPNPSPATCKIVVQVQDVNDNAPEISITPMTSITAGIAYITEAAARESFVALVSTSDRDSGANGQVHCTLYGHDHFRLQQAYEDSFMIVSTSPLDREKIPEYNLTVVAEDLGSPPFRTIIQYTIRLTDENDNAPVFSKPVYEVAVVENNAPGAYITTVVARDMDMGSNGKVSYKLADTYLMGSPISTFVSLDPASGSLYALRSFNYEVMKQLELRITASDGGSPPLSGSANVYVRIVDQNDNAPVITQPALNNGSAEVLLPRDSPTGYVITRVEARDADEGVNSELSFGLATGEPSVFSVNKATGEIYLNQVLSHDVDETLSLTVTVSDNGRPALTSTATLHFLIIAGSPPSDRTVYQPGGGDEVHAQWDLSVVIIVVLAGSCTLLLLAIILIATTCNRRKRDKSGEDSDSYGEKGTLERGRSHVVDNPLMPLHGAGEGEGFDGHSYTSQPGGFTPAHPGGGDTCSASEDGSEVPCVYDSDNNSKLRGNKHEGYSTLPGYGNGKEAVRPITIWKGNSYTTISARDPVFSGKDSGKGDSDFNDSDSDVSGDTGLKKDGAVVPPMGGQNALWACTSECKVLGHSDRCWSPSAGRANAAPSPAPTLSSFSSLPKTASLPRDPNRRDNYYQAHIPKTVGLQSVYEKVLHREYDYVLVTPPRPVRVQEISDISIPVYTPTPTHCPNNDV